From a single Nymphaea colorata isolate Beijing-Zhang1983 chromosome 4, ASM883128v2, whole genome shotgun sequence genomic region:
- the LOC116253688 gene encoding RGS1-HXK1-interacting protein 1, with the protein MAEGEGKSPASSGEALISGGRSSAELKPWIEYAVEQAESFGRTMQETADSAVVSARSRLLELHAISSDLLNRSSEVYASLKAGFDLYENAAFGLLKDGLFVAADHPSITLGVAAGSSLLALKRPRRFLLRRASRLFVSEESMISNAEEKVKQLRQSVELVKNESKKLEERAKLAEEEMKRGQLKLRQAGHQIQGVIRSVDKIERQVRGLKDVLGELPRVEASRFRSQVSSISSEAKREKNALAKAVTKISNYGISV; encoded by the exons ATGGCAGAAGGAGAGGGAAAGTCTCCGGCGTCCTCCGGCGAAGCCCTAATTTCTGGCGGGAGATCCTCCGCGGAACTCAAGCCATGGATCGAGTACGCCGTCGAGCAAGCTGAATCCTTTGGGCGAACCATGCAAGAAACCGCCGATTCCGCCGTCGTTTCTGCCCGATCTCGCCTGCTGGAGCTGCACGCCATCTCCTCCGATCTCCTTAATCGATCATCT GAGGTTTATGCATCTCTTAAAGCTGGCTTCGATCTTTACGAAAATGCCGCTTTTGGGTTACTGAAAG ATGGTTTGTTCGTTGCAGCTGACCACCCATCTATCACACTTGGTGTTGCAGCTGGTTCTTCATTGCTTGCACTGAAAA GGCCCAGAAGGTTCTTACTTCGTCGTGCATCACGCCTTTTTGTGAGTGAAGAG tCCATGATTTCTAATGCGGAGGAAAAAGTAAAGCAGCTCAggcaatcagttgaacttgtgaagaatgaaagtaaaaaattggag GAGAGGGCTAAACTGGCAGAGGAGGAAATGAAACGAGGCCAACTGAAGCTTAG ACAAGCTGGACATCAAATTCAGGGAGTCATTCGTTCTGTAGACAAGATCGAACGACAAGTGAGAG GCCTAAAAGATGTACTTGGAGAGCTTCCTCGAGTTGAGGCATCTAGGTTTCGTTCACAA GTGTCTTCTATTTCCTCCGAAGCTAAGCGAGAAAAAAATGCTTTGGCAAAAGCAGTCACTAAAATATCAAATTATGGAATTTCAGTTTGA
- the LOC116253747 gene encoding GATA transcription factor 2, whose translation MEAPPYLYGIPSSDFLHIDDLLDFSNDDIFAPLDADSPPTSMTLPEPDGDQQSPEADTHQSFPDCHDVTDELCVPSDDVAELEWLSNFVEDSFSATGYSCAPAGSSGGGGTCFWPDAAVPGRARSKRSRAAVCDWTSRIVTSSATGFPPGRQQETGAKGKVGRKAGSAGSASEGVAGRKCTHCAAEKTPQWRAGPMGPKTLCNACGVRYKSGRLVPEYRPAASPTFMISQHSNSHRKVMELRRQKEMVRQQNRDFFGHERQQQDFRVI comes from the exons ATGGAAGCTCCACCGTATCTTTACGGGATTCCGTCCTCGGATTTCTTGCACATCGACGACCTGCTCGATTTCTCCAACGATGACATCTTCGCCCCCCTGGATGCCGACTCCCCACCAACCTCAATGACGTTACCGGAGCCCGACGGAGACCAGCAGTCACCGGAAGCAGATACCCACCAGAGCTTCCCGGACTGTCACGACGTTACAGACGAGCTCTGTGTTCCG AGCGACGACGTGGCGGAATTGGAATGGCTATCGAACTTCGTGGAAGACTCGTTCTCCGCCACCGGCTACTCGTGCGCTCCGGCGGGAAGCTCCGGCGGCGGAGGGACGTGCTTCTGGCCGGACGCCGCCGTCCCCGGCCGGGCGAGGAGCAAGCGCTCGCGTGCAGCGGTCTGCGATTGGACCAGTCGGATAGTCACCTCTTCTGCAACCGGCTTTCCTCCCGGCCGCCAGCAGGAGACCGGCGCCAAGGGGAAGGTCGGCCGGAAGGCCGGGTCAGCGGGGTCGGCCTCCGAGGGAGTGGCCGGCCGGAAATGCACCCACTGCGCGGCGGAGAAGACCCCACAGTGGAGAGCAGGACCCATGGGTCCTAAAACCCTATGCAACGCATGCGGGGTCCGCTACAAATCCGGCCGGTTGGTGCCGGAATACAGGCCGGCGGCGAGCCCGACCTTCATGATAAGCCAGCACTCCAACTCCCACCGGAAAGTCATGGAGCTCCGGCGCCAGAAGGAGATGGTCCGGCAACAGAACCGTGACTTCTTCGGCCACGAACGGCAGCAGCAAGACTTCAGGGTGATCTAA